One segment of Spiroplasma cantharicola DNA contains the following:
- the whiA gene encoding DNA-binding protein WhiA has translation MSFAMEVKEEILNHTFTNEQKIMLLSGFIKYNGEIIYTNSGVALKLTSNSNNVIRNIFSILKTVYNGKIEISIIQIKKLRNNKTYQLMLTENVIDFLTTNNIFQPALANKIIEINLEKYIKKTWEGLTRAYISGIFIAIGSVNSPETTNYHLELQFKENESAQYITKVLKKYHFNFKTTMKRNKIVCYIKKSIAVSDFLKFMDASISVMKFENTRINRDVSNNINRMINIDIYNQQKSSETGLKQIREINKIMKNNLISELSPKAQLLSQIRLENPDASFSELEILMNDRNVSITKSGISNLFRIISKLANTIGE, from the coding sequence ATGTCTTTTGCAATGGAAGTTAAAGAAGAAATTTTGAATCACACTTTTACAAATGAGCAAAAGATTATGCTACTCTCTGGTTTTATAAAATACAATGGTGAGATTATATATACAAATAGCGGAGTTGCTTTAAAACTTACAAGTAATAGTAACAATGTTATTAGAAATATATTTTCAATTTTGAAAACTGTATATAACGGTAAAATTGAAATATCAATTATACAAATTAAAAAACTTAGAAACAATAAGACTTATCAACTAATGTTAACTGAAAATGTTATTGATTTTTTAACAACGAATAATATATTTCAGCCAGCTTTAGCAAATAAAATTATTGAAATTAATTTGGAAAAATATATTAAAAAAACTTGAGAGGGATTAACACGAGCCTATATTTCTGGAATATTCATAGCTATTGGAAGTGTTAATTCTCCTGAAACTACAAATTATCATTTAGAGTTACAATTTAAAGAAAATGAATCAGCTCAATATATCACAAAAGTTTTAAAAAAATATCACTTTAATTTTAAAACTACAATGAAAAGAAATAAAATAGTTTGCTATATTAAAAAATCTATTGCTGTTTCTGACTTTCTAAAATTTATGGATGCATCAATTTCTGTTATGAAATTTGAAAATACCAGAATTAATAGAGATGTTAGCAATAATATAAATAGAATGATAAATATAGATATCTATAATCAGCAAAAATCGTCAGAAACTGGTCTTAAACAAATACGAGAAATTAATAAAATTATGAAAAATAATCTTATTTCAGAATTATCGCCTAAAGCCCAGTTGCTTTCACAAATAAGATTAGAGAATCCAGACGCATCATTTTCAGAATTAGAAATTCTAATGAACGATAGAAATGTATCAATAACGAAATCTGGAATAAGCAATTTATTTAGAATAATAAGTAAATTGGCAAATACAATTGGAGAATAA
- a CDS encoding helix-turn-helix domain-containing protein, whose product MKRLRVDAKLTQEELSFSSELHRNYISDTERGKRNISLKSVEKIAKALNVEPIEFFRDID is encoded by the coding sequence ATGAAACGACTAAGGGTAGATGCAAAATTAACACAAGAAGAATTAAGCTTCTCATCAGAGCTACACAGAAACTATATTTCAGATACTGAAAGAGGTAAAAGAAATATATCGCTAAAGTCTGTTGAAAAAATAGCTAAAGCACTAAATGTAGAGCCAATTGAATTTTTTAGGGACATTGATTAG
- a CDS encoding bifunctional folylpolyglutamate synthase/dihydrofolate synthase: MISVEENLIPSEIIFKKSYNLKKLLEDLGNPQNSFKVINVVGTNGKGSTSQFIFSGLKTKFKKVGLFISPAFLNQNERIQYNSKMISDEDLKRILSKNEKLIKKYELTFFEIWTFIAILYFHELQIDIAVIEAGIGGLKDSTNVFEKQLAVCVTSLGLDHQEILGETIEEIIYQKLNIAKENVKIFLSADNIKYKKIIKTINDNPKVFTKKFIDPVYFQSFNKGLAKAVLNYLGIAVDSFNEAPLGRYSLLRSDPIFIIDGCHNHNGALKLSKQIKDIEDLIILFGASEGKNYKRILNVFRKRKKNIFLTEFDHKKSWKINQQEFANYTIINNWKNFLTENKNKNILVCGSLYFIPLVYKWMEKK; this comes from the coding sequence ATGATTAGTGTTGAGGAAAATTTAATACCTTCTGAAATAATTTTTAAAAAAAGTTATAATTTAAAAAAATTATTAGAAGATCTTGGAAATCCACAAAATAGTTTTAAAGTTATTAATGTAGTAGGAACAAATGGTAAAGGTTCTACTTCACAATTTATTTTTAGTGGTTTAAAAACTAAATTTAAAAAGGTTGGTTTATTCATCTCTCCAGCATTTTTAAATCAAAATGAAAGAATTCAATATAACTCAAAAATGATTTCAGATGAAGATTTAAAAAGAATACTTTCAAAAAATGAAAAATTAATTAAAAAATATGAGTTAACTTTTTTTGAAATTTGAACTTTTATTGCAATTTTATATTTTCACGAATTACAAATTGATATTGCTGTTATCGAAGCAGGAATTGGGGGTTTAAAGGATTCAACAAATGTCTTTGAAAAACAATTGGCAGTTTGTGTAACTTCTCTTGGTTTAGATCATCAAGAAATTTTAGGTGAAACAATTGAGGAGATTATTTATCAGAAATTAAACATTGCAAAAGAGAATGTCAAAATATTTTTAAGTGCAGATAATATAAAATATAAAAAAATAATAAAAACAATTAATGATAATCCAAAGGTCTTTACAAAAAAATTTATTGACCCAGTTTATTTTCAAAGTTTTAATAAAGGTTTAGCAAAAGCCGTATTAAATTATTTAGGAATTGCAGTTGATTCTTTTAATGAGGCCCCTTTGGGAAGATATAGCTTGTTAAGAAGTGACCCAATTTTTATTATTGATGGTTGTCATAATCATAATGGAGCTTTAAAACTTTCTAAGCAAATAAAGGATATTGAAGATTTAATAATTTTATTTGGAGCAAGCGAGGGTAAAAATTATAAGAGAATATTAAATGTTTTTAGAAAAAGGAAAAAAAATATTTTCTTAACAGAATTTGATCATAAGAAATCTTGAAAAATAAATCAACAGGAATTTGCTAATTATACAATTATTAATAATTGAAAAAATTTTCTTACAGAAAATAAAAATAAAAATATATTAGTATGTGGAAGTTTGTATTTTATTCCATTAGTATATAAATGAATGGAGAAGAAATAA
- a CDS encoding prolipoprotein diacylglyceryl transferase translates to MLYGWIQKDNWKEATQWWTVRDDYGFIHVYALTMTLGVIFAVGISAIKLYRRGVSLTELWIGAAIIVPVSLLGASFFGKLNAGGYGKNNSGFFGLFAFWNGGMAIHGGVYIGTLAGLIIFYFLGRRTKVSLWVYADCIIPNILVGQGIGRWGNFFNHEIFGKPVALWNNGDSTALNWLPYFIRRNMVWTYDGDNGETLNGLVLEKGENYLMSPIFLYESMSLIAAWLIITFVIPNIGKWCSKKPWKVNPEGSFEGLSKFNIWKKEVYANHHKKEIELYKKEIVKIDDKNYIKRKWKQGRLLSKCNNPEKYVLIRSGVQAGSYFFVWNLVRLILEIGRPDDHLFLMYQRTLSLTIIALSMFFGLLVALMAQFVFPYLFRATGFIYEQEYFYLDHENNKEFKKEIQTKKIEKNKIKEEKARQKLKEKLEKK, encoded by the coding sequence ATGTTATATGGATGAATACAAAAAGACAACTGAAAAGAAGCAACACAATGATGAACTGTAAGAGATGATTATGGTTTTATTCATGTTTATGCTTTAACTATGACTTTAGGAGTAATTTTTGCTGTGGGAATTTCAGCTATAAAACTCTATAGAAGAGGCGTATCATTGACTGAACTTTGAATTGGAGCAGCAATTATAGTACCTGTTTCTTTATTAGGAGCTAGTTTTTTTGGTAAATTAAATGCTGGAGGTTATGGGAAAAATAATAGTGGTTTCTTTGGATTATTTGCATTTTGAAATGGTGGAATGGCAATTCACGGGGGAGTTTATATTGGTACTTTAGCTGGATTGATAATATTTTATTTTTTAGGTAGAAGAACTAAAGTTTCATTATGAGTCTACGCCGATTGTATAATTCCAAATATTCTTGTTGGTCAAGGAATTGGTAGATGAGGAAATTTCTTTAATCACGAAATATTTGGTAAACCTGTTGCACTATGGAATAATGGAGATTCAACAGCTTTAAATTGATTACCCTATTTTATAAGAAGAAATATGGTTTGAACTTATGATGGAGATAATGGAGAGACCTTAAATGGATTAGTTCTTGAAAAAGGTGAGAACTATCTTATGTCACCAATATTTTTATATGAATCAATGAGTTTAATTGCAGCTTGATTAATAATAACTTTTGTAATTCCCAATATTGGTAAGTGATGTAGTAAAAAGCCTTGAAAAGTAAACCCAGAAGGTTCATTTGAAGGACTTTCTAAATTTAATATTTGAAAAAAAGAAGTTTATGCAAATCATCATAAAAAAGAAATCGAATTATATAAAAAAGAAATAGTAAAAATAGATGATAAAAATTACATTAAAAGAAAATGAAAACAAGGAAGACTTTTATCCAAATGTAATAACCCTGAAAAATATGTGCTTATTAGATCGGGGGTGCAAGCAGGATCATATTTCTTTGTATGAAACTTAGTAAGACTTATCTTAGAAATAGGAAGACCAGATGATCATTTATTCCTAATGTATCAAAGAACTTTATCTTTAACCATAATCGCTTTGTCAATGTTCTTTGGTTTATTAGTCGCATTAATGGCTCAATTTGTTTTTCCATATCTATTTAGAGCAACTGGTTTTATATACGAACAAGAATATTTCTACTTAGACCATGAAAATAATAAGGAGTTTAAAAAGGAAATACAAACAAAAAAAATAGAGAAAAACAAGATCAAAGAAGAAAAAGCAAGACAAAAATTAAAAGAAAAATTAGAAAAAAAATAG
- the trxB gene encoding thioredoxin-disulfide reductase — protein MKNHINVDYDLIIAGAGPAGLSAAIYAGRAGLNVLVLEKEAPGGKVIKTGEIENYPGFTNIQGPDLAMHFFEQATAMGANFEFSGLKDFEKKEVFSVILENGKILKSKALIIATGTKENLLGVPGEIELYGKGVSYCAVCDGSFYKEMPVAVVGGGYSAIEESIFLTRFVSKVYLIHRSKKFRVDNKTLEKAKSNEKIVFILDSIVESIQGSEKVSSIKIKNTIENKVLEIEVNAIFPFIGHYPVTNFVKQIQILNEEKHVVGDERMKTKIEGLFVAGDVRNTPFRQIATATSDGAIAGQNAVNYIENLD, from the coding sequence ATGAAAAATCATATTAATGTTGATTATGACTTAATAATTGCAGGTGCTGGTCCTGCTGGTTTAAGTGCTGCAATATATGCAGGGAGAGCTGGATTAAATGTTTTAGTTTTAGAAAAAGAAGCTCCTGGTGGTAAAGTTATTAAAACTGGAGAAATTGAAAATTATCCAGGTTTTACAAATATTCAAGGACCAGATTTAGCAATGCATTTCTTTGAACAAGCAACTGCAATGGGTGCTAACTTTGAATTTTCAGGTTTAAAAGATTTTGAAAAAAAAGAAGTTTTTAGTGTAATTCTTGAAAATGGAAAAATCTTAAAATCTAAGGCATTAATTATTGCAACTGGTACAAAAGAAAATTTATTAGGAGTTCCAGGAGAGATTGAACTTTATGGAAAAGGAGTTTCATATTGTGCTGTTTGTGATGGAAGTTTTTATAAAGAAATGCCTGTTGCAGTTGTTGGTGGAGGTTATAGCGCAATTGAAGAATCTATATTTTTAACAAGATTTGTTTCAAAAGTTTATCTTATACATAGAAGTAAAAAATTTAGAGTTGATAATAAGACATTAGAGAAAGCTAAATCTAATGAAAAGATAGTATTTATTTTGGACTCTATTGTTGAAAGTATACAAGGTAGTGAAAAAGTATCTTCAATTAAAATAAAAAATACTATTGAAAATAAGGTATTAGAAATTGAAGTCAATGCTATTTTTCCATTTATTGGACATTATCCAGTAACAAACTTTGTGAAGCAAATTCAGATATTAAATGAAGAAAAGCACGTTGTTGGAGATGAAAGAATGAAAACTAAAATTGAAGGCTTATTCGTGGCTGGAGATGTAAGAAATACACCCTTTAGACAAATTGCAACAGCCACATCTGATGGGGCAATTGCTGGTCAAAACGCTGTAAATTATATTGAAAATCTTGATTAA
- the uvrA gene encoding excinuclease ABC subunit UvrA, translated as MMNKKIIIKGAREHNLKNIDIEIPKEKLVVFTGLSGSGKSSLAFNTIYAEGERRYIESLSSFSRQFLKSVEKPDVDEIEGLSPAISIDQKTTSHNPRSTVGTTTEIHDHLRLLFANIGTPFCVNGHGPIKTSSLKEIIETLKKETKEDDQIFILAPVVRDKKGTHKDLFIKLKRENFLRVQINGEVRNLEEDIQLEQNKRHNIDIVVDRLIFKAGDEELQSRIYSAIEVGLGYSNGLIKIYYPKRNNETKLFSTKYSCSECGFSIPNLEANLFSFNKKNGACETCSGLGVNLEADPGLIIPDSSLSIREGGILYYKNIVDSTNIEWQKFKLLCDYYLIDINSQINKLSEKQINVILYGSDEPIETKITTVSGNTLRAFDYIEGIANIIERKYIETKSEDNRKYYGKYMMSKVCKTCKGKRLNDIALSVKINDLSIADFVELTIEEELTFLLNLNLTEQQAKIASLVLNQLVSRISFLNEVGLNYLTLSRSATTLSGGEAQRIRLAKQLGSKLSGVLYVLDEPSIGLHQRDNDKLITTLKKLRDLGNTLIVVEHDEDTMKASDWIVDIGPGAGIEGGNITAQGTYEDICKNPNSLTGKYLSKQLSIPTPKKRRGGNGLKIEIKGATENNLKNIDVTLPLGKFISVTGVSGSGKSTLVEEVIYKGLKKELNKELIRPGKYKSIKGWENIDKIIYVSQDPIGKTPRSNPATYTSVFDDIRDLYTEIPESKIRGYKKGRFSFNVPGGRCDSCWGDGVVRVDMQFLGYVEVVCEICDGKRYNEETLQIKYRGKNIWNVLNMTVQEAHDFFENIPKIREKLETILAVGLGYIKLGQNATTLSGGEAQRVKLSTFLLKRQTGKTLFLLDEPTTGLHIDDVKRLISVLNILVDQGNTVLTIEHNLDFIKVSDYVIDLGPEGGSGGGTILATGTPEQIIENKESFTAKYLKEYLND; from the coding sequence ATTATGAATAAAAAAATAATTATCAAAGGAGCAAGAGAACATAACTTGAAAAATATTGACATTGAAATTCCAAAAGAGAAGCTTGTAGTATTTACAGGACTTTCTGGAAGTGGGAAATCTTCATTAGCTTTTAATACTATTTATGCTGAAGGTGAAAGGAGATATATTGAATCGCTTTCTTCTTTTTCAAGACAGTTTTTAAAGTCAGTTGAAAAACCAGATGTTGATGAAATAGAAGGTTTAAGTCCAGCAATTTCAATAGATCAAAAAACAACAAGTCATAATCCAAGATCAACTGTTGGAACAACAACTGAAATCCATGACCATCTTAGATTACTATTTGCAAATATTGGAACTCCTTTTTGTGTAAATGGACATGGTCCAATTAAAACTTCTTCTCTTAAAGAAATAATAGAAACTTTAAAAAAGGAAACAAAAGAAGATGATCAAATTTTTATTTTAGCACCTGTTGTTAGAGATAAAAAAGGAACTCATAAAGATCTTTTTATAAAATTAAAAAGAGAAAATTTTTTAAGAGTACAAATAAATGGAGAAGTTAGAAATCTTGAAGAAGATATTCAATTAGAACAAAATAAAAGACATAACATTGATATCGTTGTAGATAGATTAATTTTTAAAGCAGGAGATGAAGAGTTACAGTCAAGAATTTATTCAGCTATTGAAGTAGGTTTGGGTTATTCAAATGGTTTAATAAAAATTTATTATCCAAAAAGAAATAATGAAACTAAATTATTTTCAACTAAGTATTCTTGTAGTGAGTGTGGATTTTCAATTCCCAATTTAGAAGCAAACTTATTTTCTTTTAATAAAAAAAATGGAGCTTGTGAAACTTGTTCTGGTCTAGGAGTTAATTTAGAAGCTGATCCAGGTTTAATAATTCCTGACTCATCACTTTCAATTCGCGAAGGTGGTATTTTATATTACAAAAATATTGTTGATTCAACAAATATTGAATGACAAAAATTTAAATTACTATGTGATTATTATTTAATTGATATAAATTCTCAAATAAATAAGTTAAGTGAAAAACAAATTAATGTTATTTTATATGGAAGTGATGAACCAATTGAAACTAAAATAACAACAGTTAGTGGAAATACATTAAGAGCATTTGATTATATTGAGGGAATAGCAAATATAATTGAAAGAAAATATATTGAAACCAAATCAGAGGACAATAGAAAATATTATGGCAAATATATGATGTCAAAGGTTTGTAAAACTTGCAAAGGTAAAAGATTAAATGATATTGCTTTAAGTGTAAAAATTAATGATCTTTCAATTGCAGATTTTGTAGAACTAACTATTGAAGAGGAATTAACTTTTTTATTAAATTTAAATTTGACTGAGCAACAAGCCAAAATTGCAAGTTTAGTTTTAAATCAACTAGTTTCAAGAATAAGTTTTTTAAATGAGGTAGGGTTAAATTATTTAACTCTTTCAAGAAGTGCAACAACTTTATCTGGAGGAGAAGCACAAAGAATTAGATTGGCAAAGCAACTTGGTTCAAAATTATCAGGAGTTCTTTATGTTCTTGATGAACCGTCAATTGGTTTACATCAAAGAGATAATGATAAATTAATAACTACTCTAAAAAAATTAAGAGATTTAGGAAATACATTAATTGTCGTAGAACATGATGAAGATACAATGAAGGCATCAGATTGAATTGTTGATATAGGGCCTGGAGCTGGAATTGAGGGTGGAAATATTACAGCTCAAGGTACATATGAAGATATTTGTAAAAATCCAAATTCATTAACAGGAAAATATTTATCAAAACAATTATCAATACCTACACCAAAAAAACGTAGGGGTGGGAATGGTTTAAAAATTGAAATTAAGGGTGCAACTGAAAATAATTTAAAAAACATCGATGTAACTCTACCATTAGGTAAATTTATTTCTGTTACTGGGGTTAGTGGTAGTGGTAAATCAACTTTAGTTGAAGAAGTTATTTATAAAGGATTAAAAAAAGAATTAAATAAAGAGTTAATTCGTCCTGGTAAGTATAAATCAATTAAGGGATGAGAAAATATTGACAAAATTATTTATGTATCTCAAGATCCAATTGGAAAAACACCAAGATCTAATCCTGCAACTTACACATCTGTTTTTGATGATATTAGAGATCTTTATACAGAAATTCCAGAATCAAAAATTAGAGGTTATAAAAAAGGAAGATTTAGTTTTAATGTTCCTGGTGGAAGATGTGACTCTTGTTGAGGAGATGGAGTTGTTCGTGTTGACATGCAATTTCTTGGATATGTTGAAGTGGTTTGTGAAATATGTGATGGTAAAAGATATAATGAAGAAACTCTTCAAATAAAATATAGGGGAAAAAATATTTGAAACGTTTTAAATATGACTGTTCAAGAAGCTCATGATTTTTTTGAAAATATTCCTAAGATTAGAGAAAAATTAGAAACAATATTAGCTGTTGGTCTTGGTTATATAAAATTAGGTCAAAATGCTACAACTCTTTCTGGGGGAGAAGCACAAAGAGTTAAACTTTCAACTTTCTTATTAAAAAGACAAACAGGTAAAACATTATTTTTATTAGATGAACCTACAACAGGATTACATATTGATGATGTAAAAAGATTAATAAGTGTCTTAAATATTTTAGTTGATCAAGGAAACACAGTTTTAACAATTGAACATAATCTTGATTTTATAAAAGTTTCAGATTATGTAATTGATTTAGGTCCTGAAGGTGGAAGTGGAGGAGGAACAATTCTTGCTACTGGTACACCAGAACAAATAATTGAAAACAAAGAAAGCTTTACAGCAAAATATTTAAAGGAGTATTTAAATGATTAG
- a CDS encoding rhodanese-like domain-containing protein — MQWLEYVFKFFEKIFKTNAFKAKYKTKNIKSLNSIIKSKKWQIIDIRNNVSFNENHLKGSINIPILIFNLKYFKVLDKKNKILIIDEDSRSHLSIYKSLRIKGFKSYIFYDGYKNIKDNPKFDKLTKVVIY; from the coding sequence ATGCAATGACTAGAATACGTATTTAAATTTTTTGAAAAGATATTTAAGACAAATGCTTTTAAGGCAAAATATAAAACAAAAAATATTAAAAGTCTTAATAGTATAATAAAAAGCAAAAAGTGACAAATTATTGATATTAGAAATAACGTTTCATTTAATGAAAATCACCTTAAAGGTTCAATTAATATTCCAATACTAATTTTTAATTTAAAATATTTTAAAGTATTGGATAAAAAAAATAAAATTCTTATAATTGATGAGGACTCAAGAAGTCATCTATCTATTTATAAAAGTCTAAGAATTAAGGGTTTTAAATCTTATATTTTTTATGATGGTTATAAAAATATAAAAGATAATCCAAAATTTGATAAATTGACAAAAGTAGTTATTTATTAA
- a CDS encoding prolipoprotein diacylglyceryl transferase, with product MKEQLNLIMINFLSDVIWENGEKIPYESDPLSFLYSLLVVTGVLTVIFVSAFKLYKRGIPLKDFMNGIYISLPVGIIGASIFGKLGSSGDQWKLYMLVFFWEPGMSFFGSMLCGGTAAFLWLWHKSRQSRISIYVYADCIVPNILLGQSIGRWGNLFNHEILGREVHDLNKINWLPNFIWHRLFYFKDLSASSELDTLQFREPLFLYESFATLFLWLLITFVFANLWKIISKKPWKIDPENFPCKANKTFKSISEENLKIYNTQTTIEYLKDKEGKLYLSNSWVWKKAYTLYEPSKDLTQKAQFKIDQRKTLAIKAQEKYVALIRKNNEEIQKQKSKLEKSKITKQEFNNYRIQLKKDSRSELKKLKFEKNRFISFLKSDSKELYEINNPNSYKIIHSGVLAGIYIVGYTMIRVILDQLRNPYELTVKNNVVLNSLFLTGFLILGLSIIIFAQFIAPKKWREEGWLYEKSY from the coding sequence GTGAAAGAGCAATTAAATTTAATAATGATTAATTTTTTATCTGATGTTATTTGAGAAAATGGAGAAAAGATTCCATATGAATCTGATCCACTATCATTTTTATATTCTCTTTTAGTTGTAACTGGAGTTCTCACTGTAATATTTGTATCAGCTTTTAAATTATATAAAAGAGGTATTCCACTTAAAGATTTTATGAATGGTATATATATATCATTGCCTGTTGGAATAATTGGGGCAAGTATTTTTGGAAAGTTAGGGTCATCAGGGGATCAATGAAAACTTTATATGTTAGTTTTCTTTTGAGAACCGGGAATGAGTTTTTTTGGTTCAATGCTTTGTGGAGGCACTGCTGCATTTTTGTGATTATGACATAAAAGTAGACAAAGCAGAATTTCGATTTATGTTTATGCAGATTGTATTGTTCCCAATATTTTATTAGGTCAATCAATTGGAAGATGAGGAAACTTATTTAATCACGAAATATTAGGTAGAGAAGTCCATGATTTAAATAAAATAAATTGATTGCCAAATTTTATTTGACATAGATTGTTTTATTTTAAAGACTTAAGTGCATCTTCAGAATTAGATACACTTCAATTTCGTGAACCCTTATTTTTATATGAATCATTTGCAACTTTATTTCTTTGACTTTTAATTACTTTTGTTTTTGCAAACTTATGAAAAATCATAAGTAAAAAACCTTGAAAAATAGACCCAGAGAATTTCCCATGTAAAGCAAATAAAACTTTTAAATCTATTTCCGAAGAAAATTTAAAAATCTATAATACTCAAACAACAATTGAATATTTGAAGGATAAAGAAGGTAAGCTATATTTGTCAAATTCTTGAGTTTGAAAAAAGGCGTATACATTATATGAACCTTCAAAAGATTTAACTCAAAAGGCTCAATTTAAAATAGATCAAAGAAAGACATTAGCAATAAAAGCACAAGAAAAATATGTAGCTTTAATTAGAAAAAATAATGAAGAAATACAAAAACAAAAAAGTAAGTTAGAAAAAAGTAAAATAACAAAGCAAGAATTTAATAATTATAGAATTCAATTAAAAAAAGATAGTAGATCAGAATTAAAAAAATTGAAATTTGAAAAAAATAGATTTATTAGTTTTTTAAAAAGTGATTCCAAAGAACTTTATGAAATAAATAATCCTAATAGTTATAAAATTATTCACAGTGGAGTATTGGCAGGAATATACATAGTAGGTTATACTATGATAAGAGTTATTCTTGATCAATTAAGAAACCCATATGAATTAACTGTTAAAAACAATGTTGTTCTAAATTCCTTATTTTTAACAGGATTTTTGATACTTGGGTTATCTATAATTATATTTGCACAGTTTATTGCTCCAAAAAAATGAAGGGAAGAAGGTTGATTATATGAAAAATCATATTAA
- the hprK gene encoding HPr(Ser) kinase/phosphatase, with product MSKLYAKKIIDEFKLEVVSGQDKIENKIDVYGINRAGLELTGYFESGEKSHRIIVMSTKEYLYIMNFEEKERRLRYQKLFSRNIPMIILTDKFEDKLAITVAKESNSLLVRTRTESTSDFTQNVLEFMDDYFAPLIEVHASCVNIFGKGVLLIGESGIGKSEITLDLVKTNHLFVGDDRIVITKKSNELYGKSHEILKNLVEVRGIGIVDVSQTNGYQVILEKTKIDLVIELTQFKKNGIDDSERLGTSFATYEILGASVPYIKIPVSSGRNIPNIIEAAVAKLKIKQSGLYKDETQILSERAIKFNND from the coding sequence ATGAGTAAACTTTATGCAAAAAAAATAATTGATGAATTTAAACTAGAAGTTGTTTCAGGTCAAGATAAAATAGAAAATAAAATTGATGTTTATGGAATAAATAGAGCTGGCTTGGAATTAACTGGTTACTTTGAAAGTGGAGAAAAATCTCATAGAATAATTGTAATGTCTACAAAAGAATATTTGTACATTATGAATTTTGAAGAAAAAGAAAGACGATTAAGATATCAAAAACTCTTTTCAAGAAATATTCCAATGATAATTCTTACAGATAAGTTTGAAGATAAATTAGCAATAACTGTTGCAAAAGAAAGTAACTCATTGCTTGTGAGAACTAGAACAGAATCAACTAGTGATTTTACTCAAAATGTTCTTGAATTTATGGATGATTATTTTGCACCTCTAATTGAAGTGCACGCTTCATGTGTAAATATTTTTGGTAAAGGTGTTTTATTAATTGGTGAATCTGGAATTGGTAAGTCTGAGATTACTTTAGACTTAGTTAAAACAAATCATTTATTTGTTGGTGATGATAGAATTGTTATTACTAAAAAATCAAATGAATTATATGGCAAAAGTCATGAAATACTGAAAAATTTAGTTGAAGTTAGAGGAATTGGAATAGTTGACGTTTCTCAAACTAATGGTTATCAAGTTATATTAGAAAAAACTAAAATTGATCTTGTTATTGAATTAACACAATTTAAGAAAAATGGTATCGATGATTCAGAAAGATTAGGAACTTCTTTTGCAACATATGAAATATTAGGAGCTTCAGTTCCTTATATTAAAATACCTGTGTCTTCAGGAAGAAATATCCCAAACATAATTGAAGCTGCAGTTGCTAAATTAAAAATTAAGCAAAGTGGGCTTTATAAAGATGAAACTCAAATTTTAAGTGAAAGAGCAATTAAATTTAATAATGATTAA
- a CDS encoding folate family ECF transporter S component has protein sequence MNLYLYTNIAAIFLILGILLCALALENFTFKKISLKHLTVISLFAACSAVLTGFTYKLPPIIGNTHIALGDWIIFLLGLLFGPLCGIISAICTDTLMAIVMPSSYGYHAGYMFGKCVLAFFGSLVFLTRAQNRILLKIIILYSIAYIFQSLILNQIWMMSWKGDAAWVDFVAKLIKLPIILPIYISFTYSTFLPIRKLLKNWNTEFVWCFKTEYLLKNLDY, from the coding sequence ATGAATTTATATCTATATACAAATATTGCAGCTATATTTCTTATTCTAGGAATTCTTTTATGTGCTCTAGCTTTAGAGAATTTTACTTTTAAAAAAATTAGTTTAAAGCATCTAACAGTAATTTCATTATTTGCAGCTTGTAGTGCAGTATTAACTGGATTTACTTATAAACTTCCTCCAATTATTGGAAATACTCATATTGCTTTAGGTGACTGAATTATCTTTTTATTAGGTCTTTTATTTGGTCCTTTATGTGGAATCATTTCTGCTATTTGTACAGATACTTTAATGGCAATTGTTATGCCAAGTAGTTATGGTTATCATGCAGGTTATATGTTTGGTAAATGTGTTTTAGCTTTTTTTGGATCACTTGTTTTTTTAACAAGAGCACAAAATAGAATTCTTTTAAAAATTATTATTTTATATTCAATTGCATATATTTTTCAAAGTTTAATATTAAATCAAATTTGAATGATGTCTTGAAAAGGAGACGCAGCGTGAGTTGATTTTGTGGCGAAGTTAATTAAATTGCCAATAATTTTACCAATTTATATATCCTTTACATATTCAACATTTTTACCTATAAGAAAGCTGCTAAAAAATTGAAATACTGAGTTTGTATGATGTTTTAAAACAGAGTATTTATTAAAAAATCTAGATTATTAA